The window CAGCCTTGCCCGAGAGGTACTGGCGGATCTCGGATGCTTCTGCGAAGCCCATGCGCGATCGCAGGTCGGCGACGAACGCCTGGTCCGACTCCTTGTAGCGCCGGTAGGCGATGAGCCCCAGGATCGCGAGGGCGACGACGAGGAGCACGGCGACGAGGTCGACGATCCGGATGCCGATCACCGGCAACGCGCATCCCGCCGGCGCCGCGTACACCGCGGTGTCGCCCGTGATCGCGAGCCAGAGCCCTGAGAACATGCTCTCGGCTTGTGGTCGAGCGCCGCAGACGATGTTGGTCACGAGTTCGGCGAGGAAGCCGAACACGAGACTGAGAACGAACGAGATCGCGATGAGAACCGCGATCCCCCTGCCGAGCATCGATTCCATGGCCGACTCCTCTCACAGGCCCCGGGCCGCGGCCGCGGCGACGCGGATCCACGCATCGCGCGTGGGGGTGCGGAGGTTATCGAGACGCAGAGCCCCCGACTTCAGAGCGGGGTCGAACGGGATGTGTTCGACTGCACGGACGTGGCCCGAGAAGCCCTCCGCGATGCGGTTCGCCCCACGCGGGTTCGGCTCGGCTTCCGTGACGACCACGACCGCGTTGTCCGCGAGTTCGCGCGATCGCTCGTCGCGCTCGCGGAGCGCATCGAGCAGCAGAGCGGCGGACTCGGCCGATTCGGGTGTCGCGAGGGTGGGCAGCACGAGCTGGTTCGACGAGTCGGCCATCCGCAGCCAGCGCTCCGCCGACTCGTCGTTGCCGGAGTCGAAGATGACGACCCGGTAGTACCGGGCGGCGACCTGCATCAGCAGATCGAACTCGGCGGTGAGGATGCGCTGGTGCACAGCGAGGAGTTCGGGATTCGAGCGCAGCACGTCGTACCGATCGACCGGCTGGTGATGGACGTACCGAGCGATGTCGGAGACGCCGGCGCTCTGCGCCAGCAGATCGGATGCTGCCGGCAGCAGATCCTTGATCGTCGTGTCGTATCGTCCTGCCTCGGTACGCCAGCCGAGCGTGCCTCGGGTGTCGTTGTTGTCCCACGCGAGGACATTGCCGCCGCCGTAGCGGCCGAACACAGCGGCGAGCATCGCGGTGGTCATCGTCTTGCCGACGCCGCCCTTGCCATTCGCGATCGCGATGGTCCGGCATCCGGCCCACTGCTGCGAGACCTCGCGCTCGTCGTCTCGCCGCCTCAGCTCGGCGGGAGAAGGACCGAAACCCAGCCGAGCGAAGAACGCACGCCAACCCCCGCTCTTCGGATCGACGGCGGACGAGGTGTCGATGAAGCTCGGGCGCGAGGGAGGCTCCGGGGCGCGGTGGTTGCGAAGCGGTTCGCGCCCCGGAGCTTCGGTGTTCACCTCCCTTCCCTGTTGCGATGGGCTGTTAATGTGGGCGGCGATCGTCCCAGGTCCGGGCACGCTCGCCGCAGCCGTGACGAGCGTGCCGTTGGCGTCGATCCGCAGGTGATGCTCGCCCCGATCGCCGGTGGTGACGAGCTCGACGGGCTGACCGGTGCGCCGGGCCTCATCGACGGCACGACGGACGATCATCTGCCGGATGTCGTCGGCGGGAGTCGCCGAGAGCGGCTCGACGAGCCCCTCCGGCGTGGTGAACGTGGCCGTCGGTCCGGTGACCGTGGCGTACGCGCGCAGCGTGGTGTCGAGACTCATTGCGGTGTCTCCTTCCAGGTCGGTGATAGCCAGCCGTCGAGGCTGGTGTCGGTGGGGGAGTCGTCTGGCCAGAAGCGGTCGAGTTCGTCCGGGTCGAACAGGTACGGCTTCCCGTCGCCTTCGTCGTTCTGCTCGAGCGCGCTGTCGGTCGCGAACAGCTCGTACTCCCAGTCGGTCGACGTCGCGAAGCAGTCGACGACGTACGCGTACTGGCCGACGTAGGCGAGAAAGACGCCCATCCGGAGCCGGCGCGCGTCCTCGACGTGAGTCGCGGGGATGTTGAGGCGATCGCGGAGTGCGGCGGCCTCCTGATGGTTCGCGCGGAAGATGAACTTGTTCTCGATGTCGCCGACGATCGAGTACGCGAGGTTGCGCTCCCTCGAGTCCGCGTCGCCCACGGCATCCAGGTCGCCCATCTTGTGGAGGATCACGATGTTGCTGATGCCGTAGTGGCGTGACAGCTTCAGCCACTGCTGGAACATCTGCAGCGCCGCGAGTGAGGTCATGTCGCGCCAGCCCTCCTCACGGATGAGGTAGCGGGTGCGCTTGGCCGACCGATCCGACACCACAGCCTGAATCCAGGCCGTCGTGCACACCTGGGTGAGCTGGGCGACGAGCTCGCTGCGGGAGAAGAGCTCGCTCGTGTCGACGACGACGATCGGTGCATCCGCGTCGAACGCCACCGTCGACTCGTCTTCGAACAGCCCCGAGAGGTCACCGTCGACGAACCGGCGCAGGACGAACCGCGGCTGCACGGCACCGTCCGACATGCGGAAGTCGGTGCCGGCATCCTCGACGATCGCCCCGAGGTGCTCGTAGACGTTGCGGAGCGTGGGGCGGTCGCCAGTGGACCGGATGCTGCGCTCGAGCGCCTCGTGCAGTGCTGCGTGCTCGACGGCGGTGAGCTTCGTCGAGCCCAGCGCCATCTCGACGAGCGAGACGAGGGTCGTGATGCGGCGCTGACGCACCATCTTCTCGTCTTGGTGATCGTCAGCATCTGCTCGCCGCGGGCCCCGGTCGAGCGGGTTGAGGCGCGCGGTGCTGCCGCCGCCGATGCGGATGACGACGCCATCGGGGATCGCCTCGGCGACCGTCACCCACTCGCCCTTCGGGTCGGAGGGGACGACTGCCTGGTGCCCGAACGCGAGGGAACGTGTCACCAGGGTCTTGATCGTCGCGGACTTGCCTGCGCGGTACGCCCCGAGCACGAGCACGTTCGTGGAGAGCGTCTGGCGGTCGGTCTTGTTGGCGTACGCCTCCCACGGCGAGAAGTGGAAGAGCGCGTCGGCGTTGAGGTCGACGCCCAGAATCGGTCCGTGGTGCCCGAGTCCGGCATCCGCCACGAAGGGGTAGATGCCCGCGATCTGTCGCGACGTCGCCTGATGGGCGGGGATGCTCGGGCGCGCGAGGTTCCAGTACCCACCTTCGGCGAGGCCAGGGCCGAACGGGCCGGACACCGCAGCCTCGGGGAGCGCGCGCTCACGGCGGCGCTTCTTCGGCGGGCGCTCCTCGTGAGCATCGCGCGCGACCTGCCGGCGCATCGCGCCACGGTCGCGCTTGGACAGATCGCCCGGTTCGAAGAAGAGGACGCGGCGGGCCATCACTTCATCCCCAGCCCGATGGGAAGCACGTTGACCATCAGCGCCTCCGCCTGCTGGCAGTAGAGGATCTGCGGCTCCATGCCAGACCGCGCGAGCGCATTGCGCATGCCTGCGATCGCCTGATCCAGCAACTCCTCGCTGCGGGCGCTCACCGTGAGATACGCGCCGTACCGGAACTCGCCGTGGCCGGCCACGATCTCCTCTTCCTGCCGTTCGAGCGCGTCCCAGTCCGCGGCATCGGCGGCCGAGCCATCGACTCCTCGCTTCGCGCGAAGCCGTTCGTTGCCCCGCCAGACCTTCTTGTCGTCCTCGATGCGGCGCATCGCCTTCTTGACCGAGACCGGCGTCAGGACGATCGACATGATGTGCGTGATCGCCTCGCCGGTGGCCGGCATCCGGGCGAAGACGATCGGCTCGACGAACCCGACTGCGGTGTCCGATCGCGGCCACTCTTGAATCCAGAGAGTCGTGTGTACGCCCGAGTCCGTGTAGACGACGCTGTTCTTGCCGCGCGGCTCCTCGAGGTACATCGGCCCGATCGCTACCGGATCGACACCGACGTGGGCATCGTCGCGGTTCTGCACGTTCGCCGCGAACTCGGGGTCGAAGCCCACACGAGCGAGCGCCGCGACGTCGCGGGTTGTCAGCCATCGCCTGACGCTGATCCGCGCGGCGCTCAGAGCGTCGGCGAGGTTGCGGGCCTCGAGCGCGGCAAGAGCCTTGACCGCGTCCTCGCCGCCGCCGAGCGACTTCAGCTGAGGCCCGAGCGCGATCAGGTCGAGGGTGAAGGTCAGGTAATTGCGGTGCGAGACCGCGTACCGTTCGGACTTGTCCATCACGGCGTCGTAGTTGTGGGCGACGGGGGAGTCGCCGTTGAGCGTCCGCTTCAGTGTGACCGATTGGTAGTAGTCGCGAGCGGGTCGGATCGTGGTCGGAATCGTGCGCTCCTGCAGCACCGCGCGCTTGATACCGGGGCGCTGCGTGAACGACGCGAGCACCGGAGCCCACTGCTGTGTGAGGTCGAAGCGCTCCGGGTCGTCCTTCATAAGGAAGCCCTGCACCTCGACCTCGGCGGTCACCGACACCGACCGGTCGTGCGGGTTGTAGACGCACGCGACGTCGTCCACGTCCCACAGCTGGATGGATGCGCGGATGCCGGGCAGGTTGAGTGTGCCGGCGAGGTGAGCTCGCTCGGGGCGGTAGACCTGCCGCGTCGCACCGGTCGTGTGGCGCAACTGCTTCATGTACCAGAGCCCGACCTGCCGCGGAGCGGAGTCGCCATGCACCGTGACGAACGCGAAGATGCCGATCGGCAGGTATAGGGGTGCGGCGTACAGCAGTCCAGGCGGGCCGAAGCGGTTGACCCCGATCAGCACGATGATCGCGGCCGCGGTGAGGCAGGTGAGCTGCCAGCCGTCCATGCCCATCACGACGCCCTGCCTCGAGCGGCGCGGCAGACGGACGGGTCGGGCGAGGTCCTGAGTCGACATCATGCGGTCCTCTCAGTTCGAGGGCGAGGGGGCGACGAGGGAGACGGCGACGGCGATGGCGCGGATGACGGTCCTGGCCGCGACGAGGGTCGAGATGCCGGAGGGGAGCTGGCGGACGACGGCGCCGGAGCACCCGCGCCGGACGGGTTGGCTGCGGGCGAGGGGCCCGAACCACCGGGCGAGCCGGGGGAGCCGCTGGGGCCGGTTGGTCCCCGCGGTGGGCGACCTGGCGTGGAGCCGCCGCCTCCACTCGCACCCGATGGGCCGGCCGCTCCCGGCGCGCCCGGTCGCGCGGAGCGCGCCGGCACGCCAGCGGGCGATGAGCCGGCGCGGCTGGGGATGCGCGATACCGATCGGGCGGCGCCCGTCGCCGCGTGCCCGGCCCGCGAGCCGACCGCTGAGCCCACCGAGTCGGCGGCGACTGCGCCGACGAAGCTGAAGAGTCCGAACACCGCGAAGGGTGCGAACGCGACGAGCACCAGGCCGATGAGCAGCGGCCACGACTGGGGATCCCAGATTGTCTTCACCCCGGCGAGGCCGTTGATGATGAGGGTGACGAACCCAATGGTCAGGGGCCCGGTGAGAAGCAGCACCACGACCGCCGACACATATCGGACGACCCACTGCGGTCCGACGGCGCGCGCGGGATACAGCATCCACGCGATCGGGCCCACCGCGATCA of the Microbacterium invictum genome contains:
- a CDS encoding ParA family protein, which gives rise to MSLDTTLRAYATVTGPTATFTTPEGLVEPLSATPADDIRQMIVRRAVDEARRTGQPVELVTTGDRGEHHLRIDANGTLVTAAASVPGPGTIAAHINSPSQQGREVNTEAPGREPLRNHRAPEPPSRPSFIDTSSAVDPKSGGWRAFFARLGFGPSPAELRRRDDEREVSQQWAGCRTIAIANGKGGVGKTMTTAMLAAVFGRYGGGNVLAWDNNDTRGTLGWRTEAGRYDTTIKDLLPAASDLLAQSAGVSDIARYVHHQPVDRYDVLRSNPELLAVHQRILTAEFDLLMQVAARYYRVVIFDSGNDESAERWLRMADSSNQLVLPTLATPESAESAALLLDALRERDERSRELADNAVVVVTEAEPNPRGANRIAEGFSGHVRAVEHIPFDPALKSGALRLDNLRTPTRDAWIRVAAAAARGL
- a CDS encoding SCO6880 family protein, with product MSTQDLARPVRLPRRSRQGVVMGMDGWQLTCLTAAAIIVLIGVNRFGPPGLLYAAPLYLPIGIFAFVTVHGDSAPRQVGLWYMKQLRHTTGATRQVYRPERAHLAGTLNLPGIRASIQLWDVDDVACVYNPHDRSVSVTAEVEVQGFLMKDDPERFDLTQQWAPVLASFTQRPGIKRAVLQERTIPTTIRPARDYYQSVTLKRTLNGDSPVAHNYDAVMDKSERYAVSHRNYLTFTLDLIALGPQLKSLGGGEDAVKALAALEARNLADALSAARISVRRWLTTRDVAALARVGFDPEFAANVQNRDDAHVGVDPVAIGPMYLEEPRGKNSVVYTDSGVHTTLWIQEWPRSDTAVGFVEPIVFARMPATGEAITHIMSIVLTPVSVKKAMRRIEDDKKVWRGNERLRAKRGVDGSAADAADWDALERQEEEIVAGHGEFRYGAYLTVSARSEELLDQAIAGMRNALARSGMEPQILYCQQAEALMVNVLPIGLGMK